One genomic region from Xyrauchen texanus isolate HMW12.3.18 chromosome 16, RBS_HiC_50CHRs, whole genome shotgun sequence encodes:
- the LOC127656701 gene encoding uncharacterized protein LOC127656701, with amino-acid sequence MRLRNIRRKLQQSQRIYNLKRRLPTDQPSLPITDETVPTEWLTLIKRMRPSPENSSSIKTAIDQTFSYRRRWITTKSPTVGQIFKEYPRFLDMPALVDIEFSKMTDGKEDMFIKKWEGTIIPKLKEIASFEKKMYIRHLLEKADNQQDDELCYTMLRILVHLLPPTASGRSVAGSKCCVNSAISYLLELVPVCIVLDFYKVAMSHATTL; translated from the exons ATCTACAATTTGAAACGACGTCTTCCTACAGACCAACCTTCTCTGCCGATTACTGATGAAACAGTGCCCACTGAGTGGTTGACCTTGATAAAGAGGATGCGACCCTCTCCAGAGAACTCATCGTCAATAAAGACTGCAATTGACCAAACCTTCAGTTACCGTAGAAGATGGATAACGACGAAATCGCCAACTGTTGGTCAAATCTTCAAGGAATATCCCAGATTTCTGGACATGCCAGCCTTG GTGGACATTGAATTTTCCAAGATGACAGATGGGAAAGAAGACATGTTTATCAAGAAATGGGAGGGGACGATTATCCCAAAACTCAAGGAAATAGCATCCTTTGAGAAAAAAATGTACATCAGACACTTATTGGAGAAAGCTGACAATCAGCAGGATG ATGAGCTGTGTTACACTATGTTAAGGATCCTCGTTCATCTTCTTCCACCCACGGCATCTGGGAGAAGCGTCGCCGGCAGTAAATGCTGTGTCAATTCTGCTATCTCATACTTGTTGGAACTGGTGCCGGTATGTATTGTGTTAGATTTTTATAAAGTTGCAATGTCACATGCAACAACATTATGa